The proteins below are encoded in one region of Sideroxydans lithotrophicus ES-1:
- the fdx gene encoding ISC system 2Fe-2S type ferredoxin, protein MTQIIVLPHVELCPKGALFEVEPGISICDALLEHDIEIEHACEKSCACTTCHVIVREGFDSLEEATEQEEDLLDKAWGLESNSRLSCQTIVGKQDLVVEIPKYTINMAKEGHSK, encoded by the coding sequence ATGACTCAGATCATCGTTTTGCCGCATGTGGAGTTGTGCCCGAAAGGTGCACTGTTCGAGGTCGAGCCCGGTATTTCCATCTGCGATGCGCTGCTGGAGCACGACATCGAGATCGAGCATGCCTGCGAAAAATCCTGCGCCTGCACGACTTGCCACGTCATCGTGCGCGAAGGGTTTGACAGCCTGGAGGAAGCGACTGAGCAGGAAGAGGATCTGCTGGACAAGGCGTGGGGGCTGGAATCCAACTCGCGCCTGAGCTGTCAGACCATCGTCGGCAAACAGGATCTGGTGGTCGAGATACCCAAGTACACCATCAACATGGCGAAGGAAGGTCACTCAAAATGA
- the iscX gene encoding Fe-S cluster assembly protein IscX, with the protein MKWIDVRDIAIALAEKYPDIDPSKVRFVDLHNYVVDLDGFDDDHSRGGEKVLEAIQTAWMDEA; encoded by the coding sequence ATGAAATGGATAGACGTCCGCGATATCGCGATCGCATTGGCCGAAAAATATCCCGACATCGACCCGAGCAAGGTGCGCTTCGTCGATCTGCACAATTACGTGGTCGATCTTGATGGTTTCGATGACGACCACAGCCGCGGCGGCGAGAAGGTGCTGGAGGCTATTCAGACTGCATGGATGGATGAGGCATGA